aataaaaaacggtTTTAAAATAGATACTCCGTAATTTTTATAAGTTCCCTAAAAAGAAAAGTTTATTTTTCCTCAATAATTCCACAAAGAATACTTGTAAAATAatatagaaaagaaaaaatgCATGACTTAGAGCTCGAACCCCTGACcttctgcaaaaaaaaaaggtgaGGATAAAAGTCCATAGTTGATGAACACATGTCAATGAGAGGAGTAAGGGTAAAAATGGATGCACACTATTattaagaataagacaaaaaacGAAAATACACTAAAATTGGGGGCATATACGTAATATCACTATTGTGTGAATAGTAATGCAAGTATGAAGCTTTAGAAGTGTTAGGATTTGTACACTCTTGTTATCCCGAATAAGATTTTTAcgaaaaaatagaaatattagtCTTTTCATTTGCAACGTATTAGTAACAACAATCACACacttatttaaaattttataaatcatCTAATCTGATATAATTATTCAACATATTTATGAGATTTTTTTGCTAATTGATTCCAATTTCTTGGGGGATCGCGCGTTACAACTAGTGTGtgcataaaagattgttctattgAAAATTTTGTTTCACGGTTTGGTCTATTGCTAGCTTAGTATAGTATTGTggagttttatttgattcgtcCCAAAAAGTTCGTTAGAAATGTCATTATTTTTATAACTTCTACTGATACAAAATTAAAGATGATAAagataaagtaaaaacaaaaaaatcaataagaaatggagggagtggTTCTACTAATAATTAAGAGTCTTGTTTTTgtatccaaataaataaataaataaaacatacgTCTGTTACACGCATGAAATTAGAGTAGACAACAAAGTCTACGAAATATAGCCATGTAGGTAACAAAAGATAATCCATATACCAATGAAAAATGTGAAAGTTTGTTATTTAAAAACCGCAAGATAACAATTAGAGAGAAAACCAAGGCCAATCGTAATAAAATTCAAAGTGACCCGAACTAAAACCCAGCCAAGAAACAACCAAACTTGAAGTGATCCGAACTGAAATTCAAACCACATTGGATTCAACGTGAGTAAAAAAACCGACTTAACCTGACCAGACTCAATCCGAACCGATCCGATCCGCACATTGGATCGTCCACTATGAAACAAAATGGCTCAGGCCCAGCATTTGAAGTCTGAACCCACAAACCAATCTCAACTCAGCCCAAATCCTAAAACCCTAAACACCttcacaaaccctaaaaacAAACCCTATTTCTACACTTCCACCACTCACTGAAACCAAAAACACTTCCACCCTCTCTCTGCCGCAACAACCGCCTCCCTCACTCTCTCTCTTCCATCCCCAGATAAAAATGGTGAGTTTCCAATATATCTCCGCACCTTCTCTTGCTACAATTtcaaatcaatttttttatctAACGTCGTCGTTTTCTCCTCTCCTTATACCAGGCGCCAAAGAAGGACAAAGCTCCTCCTCCGTCGTCAAAGCCAGTTAAGTCTGGCGGTGGCAAGCAGAAGAAGAAGGTAAAAACCCATCCACCATTTTCACTAGAATGTTGTAGAACATTCCTCAGGTTCcaatcttattttatttaaaatttgaatGAAAATTGCAGAAATGGAGCAAGGGTAAGCAAAAGGAGAAGGTGAACAACATGGTCTTGTTCGATCAAGCTACGTATGATAAGATGTTGTCTGATATTCCTAAGGCCAAGCTCATCACTCCTTCCACTATTTCCGAAAGACTCAGGGTAATTCGTTTTTTCTTCTTAATTTCAAGGGTTTTATTGGGTCTGGCCTCTAATGATGATCAAAACAATACTTTCGTTCTTCCGAGATATTTTTATGCGGAAAAAACATTGGAGACCTGAACTGAAGAGGCCTTAGTgtgtttaaacttttaaataTGATTGTATTTGAATTATGTATTGCAATTTACCATAATAATGTAAGGATATGGATCTTACTGAAGTGTAGCTCGGGTCATCACTTCCGAGCTACATTGGCCtgcttttatgttaaaatgagTGTTGGAAATGGATTGGATtgtgcatagaaattgtttTCTGGAGTACGAA
This Spinacia oleracea cultivar Varoflay chromosome 6, BTI_SOV_V1, whole genome shotgun sequence DNA region includes the following protein-coding sequences:
- the LOC110796076 gene encoding 40S ribosomal protein S25-3, which codes for MAPKKDKAPPPSSKPVKSGGGKQKKKKWSKGKQKEKVNNMVLFDQATYDKMLSDIPKAKLITPSTISERLRVNGSLARRAIRDLMSRDSVKMVSAHSSQPIYTRATHAAA